A region of Deltaproteobacteria bacterium DNA encodes the following proteins:
- a CDS encoding RecX family transcriptional regulator: MSEDAVTKAKNLALKLLSYSQKSERDIVGKLKAKGFDEKTITCAVEELKSFSLIDDRRFAIGWARAKVKHNL, encoded by the coding sequence GTGAGTGAAGATGCCGTTACAAAGGCAAAAAATCTTGCACTGAAACTCCTTTCCTATAGCCAAAAAAGTGAAAGAGATATTGTTGGAAAATTAAAGGCAAAGGGATTTGATGAAAAAACAATTACCTGTGCAGTGGAGGAACTTAAATCATTTAGTCTTATTGATGATAGAAGATTTGCTATTGGGTGGGCAAGGGCAAAGGTTAAGCACAATCTTT
- a CDS encoding CinA family protein, with protein sequence MTNHHIEQEIGELLVRHGLTLAAAESCTGGLIGSLITNVPGSSAYFIGGVIAYSNKIKTGILNVSPETLNKCGAVSKETAQEMAGGIRDLFNVDIGLAVTGIAGPDGGTKEKPVGMVYIALSAGKDIMSKKFLFKGVRREIKTQAAEDALLMLKNYLMEKYKG encoded by the coding sequence ATTACGAATCATCATATTGAACAAGAAATTGGCGAACTTCTCGTTAGGCACGGTTTAACCCTTGCCGCTGCAGAGTCATGCACAGGGGGGCTAATAGGCAGTTTAATAACCAATGTGCCGGGGAGTTCAGCATATTTTATCGGCGGTGTGATTGCATACAGCAATAAGATAAAAACAGGCATCTTAAATGTTTCCCCTGAAACCCTTAATAAATGTGGTGCAGTTAGTAAAGAGACTGCACAGGAGATGGCAGGGGGAATAAGGGATTTATTCAATGTTGATATAGGTCTTGCAGTTACAGGCATAGCAGGTCCTGACGGCGGAACAAAAGAAAAGCCTGTTGGAATGGTTTATATTGCCTTATCTGCCGGGAAAGACATAATGAGCAAAAAGTTTTTGTTTAAAGGCGTAAGGAGGGAAATAAAGACGCAGGCAGCGGAAGACGCCTTGCTTATGCTTAAAAATTATCTTATGGAAAAGTATAAGGGATAA
- a CDS encoding RecX family transcriptional regulator, whose product WGRNRIINGLIEKGIAKDTANTALEEVEHEISEEETIKKAFEKWLKRQGHGSRDKGQEKEKPKAFRHLISRGFQPSLINQTLNKYYKQTGEDFDNSI is encoded by the coding sequence TTGGGGTAGAAACAGGATAATAAACGGACTCATAGAAAAGGGTATTGCAAAGGATACAGCGAACACCGCACTTGAAGAGGTGGAGCATGAAATAAGCGAAGAAGAGACAATAAAAAAGGCATTTGAGAAATGGCTTAAAAGACAGGGGCATGGGTCAAGAGACAAGGGTCAGGAAAAAGAAAAACCAAAGGCGTTCAGGCACCTTATATCAAGGGGTTTTCAGCCGTCCCTTATAAACCAGACATTAAATAAATACTACAAACAAACAGGAGAGGATTTTGACAACAGCATCTGA
- a CDS encoding phosphatidylglycerophosphatase A translates to MSNKAVIFLSTGFYTGYSPIAPGTVGTILGIPLGIFLSRFNTISQMLVIVILFFVFSFISGKAEEILGKKDASTIVCDEILGFLAAMFLIPYAFFNIIAVFFLFRLFDIWKPFPIRMIENRIKSGYGIILDDVIAGVYANAVLRIAFWVVER, encoded by the coding sequence ATGTCAAATAAGGCAGTCATCTTCCTTTCCACTGGTTTTTATACAGGGTATTCGCCGATTGCGCCGGGGACAGTTGGAACAATTCTGGGCATACCTTTAGGCATCTTTCTCTCAAGGTTTAACACGATAAGCCAGATGCTGGTTATTGTTATATTGTTTTTTGTCTTTTCTTTTATTTCAGGAAAGGCAGAGGAGATTTTAGGGAAAAAGGATGCAAGCACGATTGTGTGCGATGAGATACTTGGTTTTTTAGCGGCAATGTTTTTAATCCCATATGCCTTTTTTAATATAATTGCCGTATTTTTTTTATTCAGGCTTTTTGATATATGGAAGCCGTTTCCTATCCGCATGATTGAGAACAGAATAAAAAGCGGTTATGGCATTATCCTTGATGATGTAATTGCAGGGGTTTATGCGAATGCTGTGTTAAGGATAGCGTTTTGGGTTGTAGAAAGATAA
- a CDS encoding type IV pilus twitching motility protein PilT, with protein MDINTILNLAVKEKASDVHLKAGIPPVVRICGSLTPVKNLEKLTPDWILKTAMQILSEPQKEALQKNLQIDFAYNVSELGRFRVNIFRQKGGVSIALRVIPAVVHSFDNLHIPEIIKKIAAEQRGLVLVTGITGSGKSTTLAAIIDYINSNRTSHIITVEDPIEFIHKDKRCIINQREIGTDAISFADALRGALRQDPDVIMVGEMRDMETIEIALTAAETGHLVLSTLHTIDALETINRIISVFPPHQHQQIRVQLAGVIKAIISQRLMPMKDGKGRVPAIEIMVSTAFVRECIEDKDKTKSIHDAIAKGYTTYGMQTFDQSIFFLLNKNYITYEEALRQASNPDDFALLAQGITSTSDMKWSDIESNKKGERGTQFDIERF; from the coding sequence ATTGATATTAACACAATACTAAACCTCGCTGTAAAGGAAAAGGCATCTGATGTGCATCTGAAGGCAGGTATTCCCCCTGTAGTGCGAATCTGCGGGAGTCTGACACCAGTAAAAAATTTAGAAAAACTTACACCTGACTGGATTTTAAAGACAGCAATGCAAATCTTAAGTGAACCGCAAAAAGAAGCACTTCAGAAAAATTTGCAGATAGATTTTGCATACAATGTGTCTGAACTTGGCAGGTTCAGGGTAAACATATTCAGACAAAAGGGGGGAGTGAGCATAGCATTAAGGGTCATACCAGCAGTAGTCCATTCGTTTGATAATTTACATATCCCTGAAATAATAAAGAAAATAGCAGCGGAACAGCGGGGTCTTGTCCTTGTAACAGGTATTACAGGAAGCGGTAAATCCACTACCCTTGCAGCAATCATTGATTATATAAATTCAAACAGGACAAGCCATATTATCACCGTAGAAGACCCAATAGAATTTATCCACAAGGATAAAAGGTGTATAATAAATCAGCGGGAGATTGGAACAGATGCCATCTCGTTTGCAGATGCCCTTCGCGGTGCGCTCAGACAGGACCCCGATGTTATAATGGTAGGAGAGATGAGGGATATGGAAACCATAGAGATTGCACTCACGGCAGCAGAAACAGGTCATCTTGTCCTATCAACACTCCATACAATAGATGCGTTAGAGACAATTAACCGTATAATATCTGTTTTTCCACCACATCAGCATCAGCAGATAAGGGTTCAACTGGCAGGTGTGATAAAGGCAATTATCTCTCAAAGACTTATGCCCATGAAAGACGGCAAAGGGAGGGTACCTGCAATAGAGATAATGGTGTCAACGGCATTCGTAAGAGAGTGTATTGAAGATAAGGACAAGACAAAGTCCATACATGATGCAATAGCAAAGGGTTATACAACCTACGGTATGCAGACATTTGACCAGTCTATATTCTTCCTCCTTAACAAAAACTACATAACTTATGAAGAGGCTTTGAGGCAGGCAAGTAACCCTGATGATTTTGCATTACTGGCACAGGGAATAACATCAACCAGCGATATGAAATGGAGTGATATTGAAAGTAATAAAAAAGGCGAAAGAGGGACACAATTTGATATAGAGAGGTTTTAG
- the thpR gene encoding RNA 2',3'-cyclic phosphodiesterase has product MRSFIAIDLPEVFIKKIKVLQDKLKRDCKAKVSWSAPENIHLTLKFLGEVQEVQLDAITTAIKNTCIGINRFELSVNGINGFPNLNSPRVIWLGIKTCGNLLQTIYERLEAVLADLGFEKEKRRFSPHLTLGRIREPDKETDFKGILAHVKDAELGEFIADGIVLYKSELNPKGAVYTKLYECPLTPSTPLKVVLKPFPDGEREKERGKRRRDYGSIRQE; this is encoded by the coding sequence ATGCGATCGTTTATTGCTATAGATTTGCCCGAAGTTTTTATAAAAAAGATTAAAGTCTTGCAGGATAAACTAAAAAGGGATTGCAAGGCAAAGGTTTCGTGGTCGGCGCCTGAAAATATCCATCTGACGCTGAAATTTCTAGGCGAGGTTCAAGAGGTTCAACTTGACGCAATCACAACAGCAATCAAAAATACCTGTATTGGCATAAATAGGTTTGAACTTTCAGTAAATGGCATTAATGGTTTTCCAAATCTAAATAGCCCTAGGGTTATATGGCTTGGGATAAAGACCTGCGGCAATCTTCTTCAGACTATATATGAAAGGCTTGAGGCAGTGCTTGCAGATTTGGGCTTTGAAAAAGAAAAAAGGAGATTTAGTCCTCACCTTACTCTTGGAAGGATAAGAGAGCCTGATAAGGAAACCGATTTTAAGGGAATACTTGCTCATGTTAAGGATGCTGAACTTGGCGAGTTTATAGCGGATGGGATTGTTCTTTATAAAAGCGAATTAAATCCAAAAGGCGCTGTTTATACAAAATTATATGAATGCCCCCTCACCCCTTCAACACCACTCAAGGTGGTGTTGAAGCCTTTCCCCGATGGGGAGAGGGAAAAGGAGAGGGGAAAGAGGAGGAGAGACTATGGCTCAATCAGACAAGAGTAA
- the recA gene encoding recombinase RecA, translated as MAQSDKSKAIDLAISQIEKQFGKGSRMKLGTETPIADVPIISTGSPALNIALGIGGVPRGRVVEIFGPESSGKTTLSLHIVAEAQKSGGTAAFIDAEHALDIAYAKKLGVKTEDLLISQPDTGEQGLEIAETLVRSGAMDVIVIDSVAALTPRAEIEGEMGDSHMGLQARLMSQALRKLTATISKSKTCMIFINQIRHKIGVMFGNPETTTGGNALKFYASVRMDIRRIGAIKQGEDVVGNRTKVKVVKNKLAPPFKDAEFDILYNEGISKEGDIIDIGVNAGVIEKSGAWYSYAGQRIGQGRESARLFLKGNPKTALEVEKKVFEHFGLSQKE; from the coding sequence ATGGCTCAATCAGACAAGAGTAAGGCAATTGATTTAGCAATAAGCCAGATTGAAAAGCAGTTCGGCAAGGGTTCTAGAATGAAACTGGGCACGGAAACTCCAATTGCTGATGTGCCAATAATATCTACAGGTTCACCAGCGCTGAATATAGCACTTGGGATTGGCGGTGTGCCAAGGGGCAGGGTTGTTGAGATATTTGGACCAGAATCTTCAGGAAAGACAACATTATCACTGCACATTGTGGCTGAGGCACAGAAAAGCGGGGGCACTGCTGCATTTATAGACGCTGAACATGCCCTGGATATTGCATATGCTAAAAAACTTGGTGTAAAGACAGAAGACCTTCTCATATCACAGCCTGATACAGGGGAGCAGGGGCTTGAAATTGCAGAGACACTTGTCAGAAGCGGTGCTATGGATGTCATTGTTATTGACTCTGTTGCTGCATTAACGCCAAGGGCAGAGATTGAAGGTGAAATGGGCGACAGCCACATGGGTCTTCAGGCAAGGCTTATGAGTCAGGCACTCAGAAAACTTACAGCAACAATAAGCAAGTCAAAGACCTGCATGATATTCATAAATCAAATCAGGCATAAAATCGGTGTGATGTTCGGAAACCCTGAAACCACTACAGGCGGCAATGCCCTGAAATTTTATGCGTCGGTCCGAATGGATATAAGGAGGATAGGGGCAATAAAACAGGGTGAGGATGTGGTTGGAAACAGGACAAAGGTAAAGGTGGTCAAAAATAAACTTGCACCACCATTCAAGGATGCAGAGTTTGATATACTGTATAATGAAGGCATATCAAAGGAAGGGGACATCATTGACATAGGTGTCAATGCAGGCGTGATTGAAAAAAGCGGTGCATGGTATTCTTATGCCGGGCAGAGGATAGGGCAAGGCAGAGAATCTGCAAGACTCTTCCTCAAAGGTAATCCAAAGACTGCTTTGGAAGTAGAAAAAAAGGTGTTTGAACATTTTGGATTATCCCAAAAAGAATAA